A genomic region of Chitinimonas arctica contains the following coding sequences:
- the bioD gene encoding dethiobiotin synthase — translation MNGYFITGTDTEVGKTVATCAMLRAAVSAGYRAVGMKPLAAGCALNPMGWLDNEDVLAHAAAGNVAVGRELVNPYAFYPPISPHLAARAAGVDIDFPLIRRCYDELAGQADLVLVEGAGGWLAPLDDSRSMADLAIDLGLPVILVVGLRLGCLNHAMLTAQAIRAAGVELAGWVANCVDPDMLSPADNLAYLKQQLPAPLLGLVPHLGGEQKAESNQEQMLDFIPKTLIK, via the coding sequence GTGAACGGCTATTTCATCACTGGCACCGATACCGAAGTTGGCAAGACCGTTGCCACCTGCGCGATGTTGCGCGCGGCGGTATCGGCAGGCTACCGCGCGGTCGGCATGAAGCCGCTGGCGGCCGGTTGCGCGCTCAATCCCATGGGTTGGCTGGATAACGAGGATGTACTGGCGCATGCCGCGGCCGGCAATGTGGCGGTGGGGCGCGAGCTGGTCAATCCCTATGCCTTCTACCCGCCTATCTCGCCGCACTTGGCTGCCCGCGCGGCCGGGGTGGATATCGATTTTCCGCTGATCCGGCGCTGCTATGATGAACTGGCCGGACAAGCCGATCTGGTGCTGGTGGAAGGGGCGGGCGGCTGGCTGGCGCCGCTGGACGATAGCCGCAGCATGGCCGATCTGGCCATCGATCTCGGCCTGCCGGTCATCCTGGTGGTAGGTCTGCGGCTCGGTTGCCTCAACCATGCCATGCTGACCGCTCAGGCCATCCGCGCCGCCGGCGTGGAACTGGCCGGCTGGGTGGCGAATTGCGTCGATCCGGATATGTTGTCGCCAGCCGACAATCTTGCGTATTTGAAGCAACAGTTGCCTGCGCCCCTGCTTGGACTGGTTCCTCACCTCGGCGGCGAACAAAAAGCCGAGTCGAATCAAGAGCAAATGCTCGATTTCATACCCAAAACGCTTATCAAATAA
- the coxB gene encoding cytochrome c oxidase subunit II, producing MKNRVSRSLAGLSAAVSLSAFADYQLNLQTPVTKVAQDVYDLHTLLLYICGGIFVVVFGVMFYSIFKHRKAAGHKAVNFHESTTVELIWTIIPALILVAMAWPATRVVLEQKDTSGADMTIKVTGYQWKWGYDYLDEGVSFHSRLVTPQVQYENFGGEKPVRNENYLLEVDNPVVVPVGKRVRLLLTANDVIHAWWVPAFSVKQDAIPGFIRDTWFKADKEGVYRGQCVELCGKDHGFMPIVVHVVSDEKYKVWVDEQKKKMAANQDDPNKVWTMPDMMARGQKVYEANCAVCHKSDGKGQGAFPALDGSKMASDKAQKADHIAMVLVGKNAMPSWSKTLSDTELAAVITYERNAWGNKTGDLLQPAEIKAARK from the coding sequence ATGAAGAACCGCGTATCCAGATCGCTTGCCGGCTTATCCGCCGCGGTCAGCCTCTCGGCTTTCGCCGACTATCAGCTTAATCTGCAAACTCCGGTTACCAAGGTAGCGCAGGATGTGTACGACCTGCACACTTTGCTGCTCTATATCTGCGGCGGCATCTTCGTCGTGGTCTTCGGGGTGATGTTCTACTCCATCTTCAAGCATCGCAAGGCAGCTGGCCATAAAGCGGTCAACTTCCACGAAAGCACCACGGTCGAACTGATCTGGACCATCATCCCCGCACTGATCCTGGTCGCCATGGCCTGGCCCGCGACCCGCGTGGTCCTGGAGCAAAAGGATACCAGCGGCGCGGACATGACCATCAAGGTCACCGGCTATCAATGGAAATGGGGCTACGATTACCTCGATGAAGGCGTAAGCTTCCATAGCCGCCTGGTGACGCCGCAAGTGCAGTACGAAAATTTCGGCGGCGAGAAACCCGTCCGCAACGAGAACTATTTGCTGGAAGTGGACAACCCCGTGGTGGTGCCGGTAGGCAAGCGGGTACGCCTGTTGCTGACCGCGAACGATGTGATCCACGCCTGGTGGGTACCGGCCTTCAGCGTCAAGCAGGATGCGATTCCCGGCTTTATCCGCGACACCTGGTTCAAGGCCGACAAGGAAGGCGTCTATCGTGGCCAGTGCGTGGAGCTGTGCGGCAAGGACCACGGCTTCATGCCTATCGTCGTGCATGTGGTGTCGGACGAGAAATACAAGGTCTGGGTGGACGAGCAGAAAAAGAAGATGGCCGCCAACCAGGACGATCCCAACAAGGTTTGGACCATGCCGGACATGATGGCGCGCGGTCAGAAGGTGTATGAAGCCAATTGCGCGGTCTGCCACAAGTCGGACGGCAAGGGGCAGGGCGCCTTCCCTGCGCTGGATGGTTCCAAGATGGCGAGCGACAAGGCGCAAAAGGCCGACCATATCGCCATGGTATTGGTTGGCAAGAACGCCATGCCTAGCTGGTCCAAGACGCTCTCGGACACCGAACTGGCTGCGGTGATCACCTATGAGCGCAATGCCTGGGGCAACAAGACCGGCGACCTTCTGCAACCGGCCGAAATCAAGGCCGCCCGCAAGTGA
- the ctaD gene encoding cytochrome c oxidase subunit I, with protein sequence MTTTIHSPDHAHDHDHAHDHPTGLARWLTATNHKDIGTLYLWFSFIMFLTGGVMALCIRLELFHPGLQFFKPELFNQFTTLHGIIMVFGAIMPAFTGLMNWQIPLMIGAPDMAFARMNNWSFWLLPPAALLLMISFVVPGGAAAAGWTLYAPLATQMGMGMDLTIFAIHIMGISSIMGAINIVTTILNMRAPGMTLMKMPMFCWTSLITAYLLIAVMPVLAGAVTMVLTDRHFGTNFFNAAGGGDPVLYQHVFWFFGHPEVYIMALPAFGVVSQVIPAFARKPLFGYHSMVYATSSIAILSFMVWAHHMYTTGMPATAQIFFMFATMLIAVPTGVKVFNWIATMWQGSMTFETPMLFAIGFVCLFTFGGMSGVVLSVAAVDIQLQDTYYVVAHFHYVLVAGALFSLFSAVYYWLPKWCGFMYNETRGKVHFWWSMIAFNVTFFPMHFLGLAGMPRRIPDYGVQFTEFNSMASVGAFAFGLAQIYFLFFVLLPTLRGGAGAAPQRPWEGAHTLEWEVPSPAPFHTWEAPPSKELVDELAAKQMLH encoded by the coding sequence ATGACCACTACCATCCACTCCCCCGATCACGCCCATGACCACGATCATGCGCACGATCACCCCACCGGCCTGGCGCGTTGGCTGACGGCGACCAACCACAAGGACATCGGTACGCTGTACCTGTGGTTCTCCTTCATCATGTTCCTGACCGGCGGCGTCATGGCGCTGTGCATCCGGCTGGAGCTGTTCCATCCGGGCCTGCAGTTCTTCAAGCCGGAATTGTTCAATCAGTTCACCACCCTGCACGGCATCATCATGGTGTTCGGCGCCATCATGCCGGCCTTCACCGGCCTGATGAACTGGCAGATCCCGCTGATGATAGGCGCGCCCGACATGGCGTTCGCCCGGATGAACAACTGGTCGTTCTGGCTGTTGCCGCCGGCCGCCCTGTTGCTGATGATCAGCTTTGTCGTGCCCGGCGGTGCGGCTGCCGCGGGCTGGACCCTGTATGCCCCGCTGGCGACGCAGATGGGCATGGGCATGGACCTGACCATCTTCGCCATCCATATCATGGGCATCTCGTCCATCATGGGCGCCATCAATATCGTCACCACCATCCTCAATATGCGCGCGCCCGGCATGACGCTGATGAAGATGCCGATGTTCTGCTGGACCTCGCTGATCACCGCCTATCTGCTGATTGCCGTGATGCCGGTGCTGGCGGGCGCGGTGACCATGGTGCTGACCGACCGCCATTTCGGTACCAACTTCTTCAATGCCGCCGGTGGCGGTGACCCAGTGCTCTACCAGCACGTATTCTGGTTCTTCGGCCACCCCGAGGTCTACATCATGGCGCTGCCGGCTTTCGGCGTGGTCAGCCAGGTGATCCCGGCCTTCGCGCGCAAGCCGCTGTTCGGCTACCACTCGATGGTCTACGCCACGTCCTCGATCGCCATCCTGTCCTTCATGGTGTGGGCGCACCATATGTATACGACCGGCATGCCGGCGACCGCCCAGATCTTCTTTATGTTCGCCACCATGCTGATCGCGGTGCCGACCGGCGTGAAGGTGTTCAACTGGATCGCCACGATGTGGCAGGGCTCGATGACGTTCGAGACGCCCATGCTGTTTGCCATCGGCTTCGTCTGCCTGTTCACCTTCGGCGGCATGTCCGGCGTGGTGCTGTCGGTGGCCGCGGTGGATATCCAGCTGCAGGATACCTATTACGTGGTGGCTCACTTCCACTATGTGCTGGTGGCCGGCGCCCTGTTCTCGCTGTTCTCGGCGGTCTACTACTGGCTGCCGAAGTGGTGCGGGTTCATGTACAACGAAACCCGCGGCAAGGTGCATTTCTGGTGGTCCATGATCGCCTTCAACGTGACCTTCTTCCCCATGCACTTCCTGGGCCTGGCCGGTATGCCGCGCCGTATTCCGGACTATGGCGTGCAATTCACCGAGTTCAACTCGATGGCCTCGGTCGGTGCCTTCGCCTTCGGCCTGGCGCAGATCTACTTCCTGTTCTTCGTGCTGCTGCCCACCCTGCGTGGCGGTGCCGGTGCGGCGCCTCAGCGGCCATGGGAAGGTGCGCATACCCTGGAGTGGGAAGTGCCGTCGCCGGCGCCGTTCCACACCTGGGAAGCGCCTCCCAGCAAGGAGCTGGTCGATGAACTTGCCGCCAAGCAGATGCTGCATTGA
- a CDS encoding cytochrome c oxidase assembly protein, producing the protein MHASVRAENRRLLSKLAVIAVGMFAFGYALVPFYEQICKVTGINNLLKPDVAVNTQVDSARWITVEFDANLRGDLPWRFKPEQTRIKLHPGQMANVVYDVENTSGRTIVGQAVPSYGPSVAAQYFKKLECFCFTQQTFKPGEKRRMPVSFVVDAGLPNEVEVITLSYSFFEVAGTAKPGA; encoded by the coding sequence ATGCATGCAAGCGTTCGCGCCGAAAACCGGCGCCTGTTAAGCAAGCTGGCCGTGATCGCGGTGGGCATGTTCGCCTTCGGTTATGCCCTGGTGCCGTTCTACGAGCAGATCTGCAAGGTGACCGGCATCAATAACCTGCTCAAGCCGGACGTGGCGGTCAATACCCAGGTGGATAGCGCGCGCTGGATCACCGTCGAGTTCGACGCCAATCTGCGTGGCGACCTGCCTTGGCGGTTCAAGCCGGAGCAGACCCGCATCAAGCTGCATCCCGGCCAGATGGCCAACGTGGTGTACGACGTGGAAAACACCAGCGGACGTACCATCGTCGGGCAGGCCGTACCGAGTTACGGCCCCTCCGTCGCGGCACAGTATTTCAAGAAACTGGAATGTTTCTGTTTTACCCAGCAGACCTTCAAGCCCGGCGAAAAGCGCCGGATGCCGGTGAGCTTCGTCGTGGACGCGGGCCTGCCGAACGAGGTGGAAGTCATCACGCTGTCCTACAGCTTCTTTGAAGTTGCCGGCACAGCCAAACCGGGGGCATAG
- a CDS encoding DUF2970 domain-containing protein: MGEQEKGSLNPLRAVGTVLSAFIGIRRGKDSKEALTRLRPVQIILAALLCAGLLIFGLLTLVRSITSH; the protein is encoded by the coding sequence ATGGGCGAGCAGGAAAAGGGCAGTCTCAACCCCCTGCGCGCAGTGGGCACCGTGCTGTCGGCTTTTATCGGGATACGCCGTGGCAAGGATTCGAAGGAAGCCCTGACCAGGTTGCGGCCGGTGCAGATCATCCTGGCCGCCCTGCTGTGCGCGGGATTGTTGATATTCGGTCTGTTGACCCTGGTACGCAGCATCACGAGCCACTAA
- a CDS encoding cytochrome c oxidase subunit 3: MATHQPDYFVPHPSKWPLVGSFALFFIGLGAALAVNSVGLGGYSLALGFGILLYMLFGWFGDVIRESEGGVYSKRVDLSFRWGMGWFIFSEVMFFAAFFGTLFYLRTISVPELGNMEHKLLWPDFTAVWPTSVAPNGTAPYEVMAPWGLPAWNTLILLTSGVTLTYAHWGMMKNNRTQLKLGLLVTVLLGALFLGLQVYEYAHAWGHMGLTMASGVYGASFYMMTGFHGMHVFIGALMLAVMLLRSNKGHFSAEHHFAFEAAAWYWHFVDVVWLILFVFVYWL, translated from the coding sequence ATGGCAACGCATCAACCGGATTACTTCGTGCCTCACCCGTCGAAGTGGCCGCTCGTCGGGTCTTTCGCGCTGTTCTTTATCGGCTTGGGTGCGGCGCTGGCCGTCAACTCGGTGGGCCTGGGCGGCTACTCGCTGGCGTTGGGGTTCGGCATCCTGCTGTATATGCTGTTCGGCTGGTTCGGCGATGTGATCCGCGAATCCGAGGGCGGCGTGTACTCCAAGCGGGTGGATCTGTCGTTCCGCTGGGGCATGGGCTGGTTTATCTTCTCCGAGGTCATGTTCTTCGCCGCCTTCTTCGGCACCCTGTTCTATCTACGGACCATTTCGGTGCCCGAGCTGGGCAATATGGAGCACAAGCTGCTCTGGCCCGATTTCACGGCGGTCTGGCCCACCTCGGTGGCGCCGAATGGCACGGCGCCGTATGAAGTCATGGCGCCATGGGGGCTGCCGGCCTGGAATACGCTGATCCTGCTGACCTCGGGCGTGACCTTGACTTATGCACACTGGGGCATGATGAAGAACAACCGCACCCAGCTGAAGCTGGGCCTGCTGGTTACCGTGCTCCTGGGTGCGCTGTTCCTGGGCCTGCAAGTCTACGAATACGCCCATGCCTGGGGCCATATGGGCCTGACGATGGCGTCCGGCGTCTATGGCGCGTCGTTCTATATGATGACCGGCTTCCACGGCATGCATGTATTCATCGGCGCCCTGATGCTGGCCGTGATGCTGTTGCGTTCCAACAAGGGTCACTTCAGCGCCGAGCACCACTTCGCCTTTGAAGCCGCCGCCTGGTACTGGCACTTCGTGGACGTGGTCTGGCTGATCCTGTTCGTCTTCGTGTACTGGCTGTAA
- a CDS encoding twin transmembrane helix small protein: protein MKIIVVVLILGILVALGSAMLALIRHKGPSDRIVKALTVRVGLSVALFAMLMLAQKFGLIQPHGVY from the coding sequence ATGAAAATCATCGTTGTCGTACTGATCCTCGGCATCCTGGTGGCACTGGGTAGTGCCATGCTGGCGCTGATTCGTCACAAAGGCCCATCGGACCGCATCGTCAAGGCACTGACCGTCCGGGTGGGCCTATCGGTCGCCCTGTTCGCCATGTTGATGCTGGCGCAAAAGTTCGGCCTGATACAACCGCACGGCGTGTATTAA
- a CDS encoding SURF1 family protein, which translates to MPLRRPRLLILLVTVLFVALTLRLGLWQLGKAQHKRAQAERMASLDKQAPLPWQGELGPTVWLQSFKVSGQWRPQGQIYLDNRIEQGRAGFHVLAPLELADGRWLLVNRGWLPKTVGQQPEVPLPLGRVELTVRMNNPTQRYLELAKTTDAGPVWQNLDWPRYRKLAGAPVVDVLAFQLDGSDKLSRNWPVPDLGADKNFGYAGQWFLFAALAVVLFVILHWKRRDT; encoded by the coding sequence ATGCCCCTGCGCCGTCCCCGTCTACTGATCCTGCTCGTGACCGTTCTGTTCGTGGCACTTACGCTACGGCTGGGCCTATGGCAGCTGGGCAAGGCCCAGCACAAACGCGCGCAGGCGGAACGAATGGCTTCGTTGGACAAGCAAGCGCCGCTGCCTTGGCAGGGCGAACTCGGCCCCACGGTCTGGTTGCAAAGTTTCAAGGTCAGCGGCCAATGGCGGCCGCAAGGCCAGATCTACCTGGACAACCGCATCGAGCAGGGACGCGCCGGCTTTCATGTGCTGGCGCCGCTGGAACTGGCCGACGGCCGCTGGCTCCTGGTCAATCGCGGCTGGCTGCCCAAGACCGTCGGCCAGCAGCCTGAAGTGCCGCTGCCGCTCGGCCGGGTCGAATTGACCGTACGCATGAACAATCCCACCCAGCGCTATCTGGAGCTGGCCAAGACCACCGATGCCGGGCCGGTCTGGCAGAACCTGGACTGGCCGCGCTACCGCAAGCTGGCCGGTGCGCCGGTGGTGGACGTGCTGGCCTTCCAGTTGGACGGCAGCGATAAGCTATCGCGCAACTGGCCCGTGCCCGACCTGGGGGCGGACAAGAATTTCGGCTATGCCGGCCAATGGTTTCTTTTCGCGGCCCTGGCGGTCGTACTGTTTGTCATCTTGCATTGGAAGCGCCGCGACACATGA
- a CDS encoding cytochrome C oxidase subunit I, whose product MTVTVTSPAPSQGRRILLIMIAITIAPVLASYLTYYFWRPAGGKTYGQLLEIHPVAEFSQRKLSGEPASLAELKGKWVLVTVAGGDCAAACQATLHALRQYRVAQGKYMGKVERLWLVNDAAVPSAQAIAAAEGARVHRALAPVPLPGDQAGAVYLIDPLGNQVIRYGREAEPVKVIKELGKFLKNNENLG is encoded by the coding sequence ATGACCGTTACCGTTACTTCTCCCGCTCCCAGCCAAGGCCGGCGAATCCTGCTGATCATGATCGCCATCACCATTGCCCCGGTGCTGGCCTCGTATCTGACGTATTACTTCTGGCGCCCGGCCGGTGGCAAGACCTATGGGCAGCTGCTGGAAATCCATCCGGTGGCGGAGTTCAGCCAGCGCAAATTGTCGGGCGAGCCGGCCAGCCTGGCCGAGCTGAAGGGCAAATGGGTGCTGGTGACGGTTGCCGGCGGCGACTGCGCCGCTGCTTGCCAGGCCACTTTGCATGCCTTGCGGCAATACCGGGTGGCGCAGGGCAAGTATATGGGCAAGGTCGAGCGGCTTTGGCTGGTCAACGATGCCGCCGTACCCTCCGCCCAAGCCATTGCTGCCGCCGAAGGGGCGCGTGTGCATCGCGCGCTGGCACCCGTGCCGCTGCCCGGCGACCAGGCCGGCGCCGTCTACCTGATCGACCCCTTGGGCAACCAGGTGATCCGCTACGGGCGTGAAGCCGAGCCGGTCAAGGTCATCAAGGAACTGGGCAAGTTCCTGAAGAACAACGAAAACCTGGGTTGA
- a CDS encoding COX15/CtaA family protein gives MFRKLALLAAVWTFCVVVLGAYVRLSDAGLGCPDWPGCYGKVTPHHAMEEIRTAQADQPHGPVSLDKAWKEMVHRYLASALGLLVLILAVLAVRQRDRLQQSPLLIILTFFVVCFQGALGAWTVTMLLKPAIVTSHLIGGMTTLALLVWLVLRQREWANVDRTAGAFRPLAMLGLLVVACQIILGGWVSTNYAAVVCTDFPTCQGALVPAMDFRDAFHVLRELGQTPSGGLLSMANLTAIHWLHRLGALVTFCYIGWLAYRLFAQGVLRSLAIAIGTMLVLQVGLGIGNVVLQLPLPVAVLHNAGAAMLLVLLVVLNFRLAHRR, from the coding sequence ATGTTCCGCAAACTAGCCCTGCTGGCTGCAGTCTGGACCTTTTGTGTGGTCGTACTGGGTGCCTACGTCCGCCTGTCCGATGCCGGCCTCGGTTGTCCGGACTGGCCAGGTTGTTATGGCAAGGTGACGCCGCACCATGCCATGGAAGAGATCCGCACCGCCCAGGCCGACCAGCCGCACGGACCGGTAAGCCTGGACAAGGCCTGGAAGGAGATGGTGCACCGCTATCTCGCCAGCGCCCTGGGCTTGTTGGTGCTGATCCTGGCGGTATTGGCCGTGCGTCAGCGCGACCGTTTGCAGCAGTCGCCGCTGCTGATCATCCTGACTTTTTTCGTGGTCTGTTTCCAGGGCGCGCTGGGCGCCTGGACGGTAACCATGCTGCTTAAGCCGGCCATCGTGACCAGTCATCTGATTGGCGGCATGACCACGCTGGCCTTGCTGGTCTGGCTGGTCCTGCGCCAGCGCGAGTGGGCCAATGTGGACCGCACCGCCGGCGCTTTCCGGCCGCTGGCGATGCTGGGGCTTTTGGTCGTGGCATGCCAGATCATCCTGGGTGGCTGGGTCAGCACCAACTATGCCGCCGTCGTCTGTACCGACTTCCCGACCTGCCAAGGGGCGCTGGTGCCCGCCATGGATTTCCGCGATGCCTTCCATGTATTGCGCGAACTGGGACAGACGCCAAGCGGCGGACTGTTGTCTATGGCCAACTTGACCGCGATCCACTGGCTGCACCGTTTGGGGGCCCTGGTGACCTTCTGCTACATCGGCTGGCTGGCTTATCGCTTGTTTGCACAAGGGGTTTTGCGTAGCCTTGCGATCGCCATCGGCACGATGCTGGTGTTGCAGGTCGGGCTTGGCATAGGCAATGTGGTATTGCAGCTGCCCCTGCCCGTCGCTGTGCTGCACAATGCGGGAGCCGCCATGTTGTTGGTACTGCTGGTGGTATTGAATTTCCGGCTGGCGCATCGTCGCTAG
- the cyoE gene encoding heme o synthase, which yields MTATTMGKPGLGVQARLREFLALTKPRVVTLIVFCAVIGMFLATPGVPDLVPVLAATVGIALVAGAAAAINCLVEQKIDAVMARTRARPLPRGQITSAQTLVFALAVGGVGLWLLHVWVNALTMWLTLATFVGYAIIYTIVLKPSTPQNIVIGGASGAMPPILGWAAVTGSVSHDAMILFLIIFAWTPPHFWALALYRREEYARAGLPMLPVTHGEAFTRLHVLLYTLILTAVTLLPVATGMAGWIYLIAAVLLDAVFLAYAWRIWRAYSDALARSAFRYSILYLSLLFAALLVDHYLPFKLG from the coding sequence ATGACCGCCACCACAATGGGTAAACCCGGCCTGGGCGTGCAAGCCCGCCTGCGCGAGTTCCTGGCGCTGACCAAACCGCGCGTGGTGACGCTGATCGTGTTCTGCGCGGTGATCGGCATGTTCCTGGCCACGCCCGGCGTACCCGACCTGGTGCCGGTGCTGGCCGCTACCGTGGGTATCGCCCTGGTGGCGGGGGCCGCGGCTGCCATCAATTGCCTGGTCGAACAGAAGATCGACGCCGTGATGGCGCGCACCCGCGCCCGGCCGCTCCCGCGCGGCCAGATCACCAGTGCCCAGACCCTGGTCTTCGCGCTGGCGGTGGGCGGCGTGGGGCTGTGGCTGCTGCATGTCTGGGTGAATGCCTTGACCATGTGGCTGACGCTGGCCACCTTCGTCGGCTACGCCATCATCTATACCATCGTGCTCAAGCCCAGCACGCCGCAGAATATCGTGATCGGCGGCGCTTCGGGCGCCATGCCGCCCATCCTGGGCTGGGCGGCCGTTACCGGTTCGGTCAGCCACGATGCGATGATCCTGTTCCTGATCATTTTTGCCTGGACCCCGCCGCACTTCTGGGCCTTGGCCTTGTATCGGCGCGAGGAATACGCGCGGGCCGGGCTGCCCATGCTGCCGGTGACCCATGGCGAAGCCTTTACCCGCCTGCATGTGCTGCTCTATACCCTGATCCTCACCGCGGTGACCTTGCTGCCGGTGGCGACCGGGATGGCTGGCTGGATCTACCTGATTGCCGCCGTGCTGCTCGATGCCGTTTTCCTCGCCTATGCTTGGCGTATTTGGCGCGCCTATTCGGATGCCCTGGCTCGTAGCGCATTTCGTTACTCCATCCTGTACCTGTCGCTATTGTTCGCGGCGCTGCTGGTGGACCACTATCTGCCGTTCAAGTTGGGATAA
- a CDS encoding SCO family protein, translated as MRRFLSLALTLIVLGLAACGQKSGPAFKSTDITGAPFGGEFRLTGHDGKPHALADFRGKAVVLFFGYTHCPDVCPTTMSELAGAMKQLGERAKDVQVLFVTVDPERDTQALLNQYVPSFHPAFIGLRGSPAETRAVADQFKVVYQKNVTDKTNYTVDHSAGSYIFDKAGKLRLFVSYGAGAEVFSHDLGLLLAD; from the coding sequence ATGCGACGTTTTCTTTCATTGGCGCTGACGCTGATCGTGCTGGGCCTGGCGGCTTGCGGACAAAAGAGCGGTCCGGCATTCAAGTCCACCGATATCACCGGGGCGCCGTTCGGAGGCGAGTTCAGGCTGACCGGGCACGACGGCAAGCCGCATGCGCTGGCCGATTTTCGCGGCAAGGCGGTCGTGCTGTTTTTTGGGTACACCCATTGTCCGGATGTCTGCCCCACCACCATGAGTGAATTGGCGGGTGCCATGAAGCAATTGGGGGAGCGGGCCAAGGATGTGCAGGTGCTATTCGTGACGGTGGATCCGGAGCGCGATACCCAGGCGCTGCTGAACCAATACGTGCCGTCCTTCCATCCCGCGTTTATCGGATTACGGGGTAGTCCTGCCGAAACCCGCGCCGTGGCGGATCAGTTCAAGGTGGTTTATCAGAAGAATGTGACGGATAAAACAAATTACACCGTCGATCACAGTGCCGGCAGCTATATTTTCGACAAGGCCGGTAAATTGCGCTTGTTCGTCAGCTACGGTGCGGGTGCCGAGGTGTTTAGCCACGATCTGGGCCTACTGCTGGCGGACTGA
- a CDS encoding flagellar brake protein, producing MAEQENNPSQDAKSPVALIPEGVDVSSYLLRTPMEIGFVLRSLAQKSDLVSIYFDHGQFAFLSTILECDPKTQRFWFDISGVDAINRAFLRSTHAVFAVAPEGVRIQFVLHGGVTEVAYDERPAFEAHFPDDLIKLQRREYFRLDTPIGRPLICKLRHPNGKVLDLPLHDISIGGMGLWMQGQVEVEQLDVFPGCRIDLGTFGMVELTLEIRSKRQVTKRDGTVQTMLGTRFVDLPRQTENLLQRYIAQLERERHQLLRN from the coding sequence GTGGCGGAACAGGAAAACAACCCCTCTCAGGATGCCAAGTCGCCTGTCGCCCTGATCCCGGAGGGCGTCGATGTCAGCAGCTACCTGCTGCGTACGCCCATGGAGATCGGCTTTGTGCTGCGTTCCCTGGCGCAAAAGAGCGATCTGGTTTCGATCTATTTCGATCATGGCCAGTTCGCCTTCCTGTCCACCATCCTGGAATGCGATCCAAAAACCCAGCGCTTCTGGTTCGATATCAGCGGCGTGGATGCCATCAACCGCGCCTTCCTGCGTAGTACCCATGCCGTGTTCGCGGTCGCGCCGGAAGGGGTGCGCATCCAATTCGTGCTGCATGGTGGGGTGACCGAGGTCGCTTACGATGAGCGGCCCGCCTTCGAAGCGCATTTCCCGGACGATTTGATCAAGCTGCAGCGGCGCGAATACTTCCGTCTCGATACCCCCATCGGGCGGCCGCTGATCTGTAAATTGCGCCATCCCAACGGCAAGGTGCTGGATCTGCCGCTGCATGATATTTCCATCGGCGGCATGGGTTTATGGATGCAAGGCCAGGTCGAGGTGGAGCAGCTGGACGTGTTCCCCGGCTGCCGTATCGATCTGGGCACCTTCGGCATGGTCGAATTGACGCTGGAAATCCGCAGCAAGCGGCAGGTGACCAAGCGCGACGGGACGGTCCAGACCATGCTGGGCACCCGCTTCGTCGATCTCCCGCGCCAGACCGAGAATTTGTTGCAGCGCTATATCGCCCAGTTGGAGCGGGAGCGGCACCAGTTGCTCCGCAACTGA